A window of the Phaseolus vulgaris cultivar G19833 chromosome 5, P. vulgaris v2.0, whole genome shotgun sequence genome harbors these coding sequences:
- the LOC137834762 gene encoding RNA polymerase sigma factor sigD, chloroplastic isoform X1 gives MLIPNMSLSSLPSFPMHHSLQPTKFATNSDTSTEAVTLVNASVQTEVSVIGNNENGSIVGFRKSWYLSSREEAELCLDLRVSSDKTQTPQQQGAKSEVAKLITKGLEEHSAIPIMSLLSLDKALCNARESKERLANDYRGLVTSIAAGYLGKGLSLQDLIQEGTVGLLRGAEKFEPERGYKLSTYVYWWIKQAMIKAIARKSRLVRLPSGKSEMVAKVAQANNILSSRLRRKPTYDETAEVLNVKASTIRLVSEKSRKPISLDKVVTDCGHMTLQEIIPGPEDMTPEKMVKRQLMKQEVMKLLNTLSKREAEIVTLYYGLNGETPLTFKEIGGMMQLSRERIRQINGIALSKLRQTSIIDNLKFYLV, from the exons ATGCTCATCCCCAACatgtctctttcttcccttCCCTCCTTTCCAATGCACCATTCTCTTCAACCTACTAAGTTTGCTACCAACAGTGATACATCAACAGAAGCAGTTACACTGGTCAATGCTTCTGTCCAGACAGAGGTGTCTGTTATTGGAAACAATGAGAATGGGAGCATAGTTGGGTTTAGAAAATCTTGGTATTTGAGCTCAAGGGAAGAAGCAGAACTTTGTTTAGATCTCAGGGTATCCTCGGATAAAACACAAACACCACAA CAGCAGGGAGCAAAGAGTGAAGTTGCTAAGCTAATAACCAAAGGGCTTGAAGAGCATTCTGCAATCCCAATAATGTCCTTACTTAGTCTGGATAAGGCATTGTGCAATGCAAGAGAGTCTAAAGAAAGATTAGCCAATGATTATCGCGGATTAGTTACCTCTATTGCAGCTGGGTATCTAGGCAAAGGTTTAAGCCTTCAAGACCTCATTCAG GAAGGAACCGTTGGACTTCTTAGAGGAGCAGAGAAATTTGAGCCAGAAAGAGGATATAAACTATCCACATATGTTTACTGGTGGATTAAGCAAGCCATGATAAAAGCTATAGCCAGAAAGTCCAGATTAGTGAGATTACCG AGTGGAAAGAGTGAGATGGTGGCCAAAGTTGCTCAGGCCAACAATATCTTGAGCTCAAGACTGAGGAGAAAACCCACATACGATGAAACTGCTGAAGTGCTCAATGTGAAGGCTTCCACCATTAGGCTTGTTTCTGAAAAGAGCagaaaaccaatttcattgGACAAAGTTGTAACTGATTGTGGCCACATGACACTTCAG GAGATTATACCAGGGCCAGAGGACATGACTCCAGAGAAGATGGTTAAAAGGCAACTAATGAAGCAGGAAGTGATGAAGCTTCTTAACACACTTAGCAAGAGAGAAGCAGAGATTGTGACATTGTACTATGGACTCAATGGAGAGACCCCTCTGACTTTCAAGGAGATAGGAGGAATGATGCAGCTGTCAAGGGAGAGAATCAGACAGATTAATGGAATTGCATTGTCAAAATTGCGACAAACCAGTATCATAGATAATCTCAAGTTCTATCTTGTATAG
- the LOC137834762 gene encoding RNA polymerase sigma factor sigD, chloroplastic isoform X2 — protein MLIPNMSLSSLPSFPMHHSLQPTKFATNSDTSTEAVTLVNASVQTEVSVIGNNENGSIVGFRKSWYLSSREEAELCLDLRVSSDKTQTPQQGAKSEVAKLITKGLEEHSAIPIMSLLSLDKALCNARESKERLANDYRGLVTSIAAGYLGKGLSLQDLIQEGTVGLLRGAEKFEPERGYKLSTYVYWWIKQAMIKAIARKSRLVRLPSGKSEMVAKVAQANNILSSRLRRKPTYDETAEVLNVKASTIRLVSEKSRKPISLDKVVTDCGHMTLQEIIPGPEDMTPEKMVKRQLMKQEVMKLLNTLSKREAEIVTLYYGLNGETPLTFKEIGGMMQLSRERIRQINGIALSKLRQTSIIDNLKFYLV, from the exons ATGCTCATCCCCAACatgtctctttcttcccttCCCTCCTTTCCAATGCACCATTCTCTTCAACCTACTAAGTTTGCTACCAACAGTGATACATCAACAGAAGCAGTTACACTGGTCAATGCTTCTGTCCAGACAGAGGTGTCTGTTATTGGAAACAATGAGAATGGGAGCATAGTTGGGTTTAGAAAATCTTGGTATTTGAGCTCAAGGGAAGAAGCAGAACTTTGTTTAGATCTCAGGGTATCCTCGGATAAAACACAAACACCACAA CAGGGAGCAAAGAGTGAAGTTGCTAAGCTAATAACCAAAGGGCTTGAAGAGCATTCTGCAATCCCAATAATGTCCTTACTTAGTCTGGATAAGGCATTGTGCAATGCAAGAGAGTCTAAAGAAAGATTAGCCAATGATTATCGCGGATTAGTTACCTCTATTGCAGCTGGGTATCTAGGCAAAGGTTTAAGCCTTCAAGACCTCATTCAG GAAGGAACCGTTGGACTTCTTAGAGGAGCAGAGAAATTTGAGCCAGAAAGAGGATATAAACTATCCACATATGTTTACTGGTGGATTAAGCAAGCCATGATAAAAGCTATAGCCAGAAAGTCCAGATTAGTGAGATTACCG AGTGGAAAGAGTGAGATGGTGGCCAAAGTTGCTCAGGCCAACAATATCTTGAGCTCAAGACTGAGGAGAAAACCCACATACGATGAAACTGCTGAAGTGCTCAATGTGAAGGCTTCCACCATTAGGCTTGTTTCTGAAAAGAGCagaaaaccaatttcattgGACAAAGTTGTAACTGATTGTGGCCACATGACACTTCAG GAGATTATACCAGGGCCAGAGGACATGACTCCAGAGAAGATGGTTAAAAGGCAACTAATGAAGCAGGAAGTGATGAAGCTTCTTAACACACTTAGCAAGAGAGAAGCAGAGATTGTGACATTGTACTATGGACTCAATGGAGAGACCCCTCTGACTTTCAAGGAGATAGGAGGAATGATGCAGCTGTCAAGGGAGAGAATCAGACAGATTAATGGAATTGCATTGTCAAAATTGCGACAAACCAGTATCATAGATAATCTCAAGTTCTATCTTGTATAG
- the LOC137834762 gene encoding RNA polymerase sigma factor sigD, chloroplastic isoform X3 has product MLIPNMSLSSLPSFPMHHSLQPTKFATNSDTSTEAVTLVNASVQTEVSVIGNNENGSIVGFRKSWYLSSREEAELCLDLRVSSDKTQTPQEGTVGLLRGAEKFEPERGYKLSTYVYWWIKQAMIKAIARKSRLVRLPSGKSEMVAKVAQANNILSSRLRRKPTYDETAEVLNVKASTIRLVSEKSRKPISLDKVVTDCGHMTLQEIIPGPEDMTPEKMVKRQLMKQEVMKLLNTLSKREAEIVTLYYGLNGETPLTFKEIGGMMQLSRERIRQINGIALSKLRQTSIIDNLKFYLV; this is encoded by the exons ATGCTCATCCCCAACatgtctctttcttcccttCCCTCCTTTCCAATGCACCATTCTCTTCAACCTACTAAGTTTGCTACCAACAGTGATACATCAACAGAAGCAGTTACACTGGTCAATGCTTCTGTCCAGACAGAGGTGTCTGTTATTGGAAACAATGAGAATGGGAGCATAGTTGGGTTTAGAAAATCTTGGTATTTGAGCTCAAGGGAAGAAGCAGAACTTTGTTTAGATCTCAGGGTATCCTCGGATAAAACACAAACACCACAA GAAGGAACCGTTGGACTTCTTAGAGGAGCAGAGAAATTTGAGCCAGAAAGAGGATATAAACTATCCACATATGTTTACTGGTGGATTAAGCAAGCCATGATAAAAGCTATAGCCAGAAAGTCCAGATTAGTGAGATTACCG AGTGGAAAGAGTGAGATGGTGGCCAAAGTTGCTCAGGCCAACAATATCTTGAGCTCAAGACTGAGGAGAAAACCCACATACGATGAAACTGCTGAAGTGCTCAATGTGAAGGCTTCCACCATTAGGCTTGTTTCTGAAAAGAGCagaaaaccaatttcattgGACAAAGTTGTAACTGATTGTGGCCACATGACACTTCAG GAGATTATACCAGGGCCAGAGGACATGACTCCAGAGAAGATGGTTAAAAGGCAACTAATGAAGCAGGAAGTGATGAAGCTTCTTAACACACTTAGCAAGAGAGAAGCAGAGATTGTGACATTGTACTATGGACTCAATGGAGAGACCCCTCTGACTTTCAAGGAGATAGGAGGAATGATGCAGCTGTCAAGGGAGAGAATCAGACAGATTAATGGAATTGCATTGTCAAAATTGCGACAAACCAGTATCATAGATAATCTCAAGTTCTATCTTGTATAG
- the LOC137834764 gene encoding uncharacterized protein, with amino-acid sequence MESQSLNSMALFCNSFSFFSPSLLLHPRPHFSSPKASLSSSSHESKSPQTVSSATSAATSAATAPSSSRPPDPDFNYALASPNGSPLLRFVRATESSIERVIFDFRFLALFAVGGSLAGSLLCFLNGCIYIIDAYKVYWTSCVKGVHTGQMVLRLVEAIDVYLAGTVMLIFGMGLYGLFISNIPPDVPPTVDRALTGSSLFGMFAMKERPRWMKICSLDELKTKVGHVIVMILLVKMFERSKMVTIATGLDLLSYSVCIFLSSASLYILHNLHKSD; translated from the exons ATGGAATCCCAATCATTGAATTCAATGGCTCTCTTCTGCAACTCCTTCTCCTTCTTTTCTCCCTCTCTTCTTCTCCATCCTCGCCCTCATTTTTCATCTCCCAAAGCTTCCTTAAGCTCTTCCTCCCACGAATCCAAATCACCGCAGACTGTTTCTTCTGCAACTTCCGCCGCCACTTCCGCCGCCACCGCTCCTTCTTCCTCTCGCCCCCCCGACCCCGACTTCAACTACGCGCTCGCCAGCCCCAACGGCAGCCCCCTCCTTAGGTTCGTTCGAGCCACCGAGTCTTCCATTGAAAGG GTGATTTTCGACTTCCGTTTCTTGGCCTTATTTGCTGTTGGAGGGTCCTTGGCAGGCTCACTCTTGTGCTTTCTAAAT GgttgtatttatattattgatgcatacaaagtctattggacaAGCTGTGTTAAAGGAGTTCACACTGGACAGATGGTTCTGCGcttggttgaagcaattg ATGTTTATCTTGCTGGTACAGTTATGTTGATTTTTGGTATGGGCTTATACGGTTTGTTCATAAGCAATATACCTCCTGATGTTCCACCTACTGTAGACCGTGCCCTTACAGGATCCTCTTTGTTTGGAATGTTTGCTATGAAG gAGAGGCCTAGGTGGATGAAAATATGCTCACTTGATGAATTGAAGACAAAGGTGGGACATGTTATTGTCATGATTCTTTTGGTAAAGATGTTTGAGAGAAGCAAAATGGTTACCATCGCAACAGGATTGGATTTACTAAGCTATTCAGTTTGTATTTTCTTATCATCTGCATCTTTGTATATCCTCCATAACCTACATAAGTCAGACTAG